The DNA window AAGACCTGCGCCACCCCGGTGACCACCGACTCCAGCTTCCACACCAGCGCCGACGAAAGTATCAACGACAGCAACGCGCCGAAGAAGCCGAGCATCGCGCCGCCGTTGAGGAACGGCCGCAAAATAAAGCCATCGGTGGCGCCGATCAATTTCATCACGTTGATGGTATCGCGGCGGCTGAAGATGCTCAGGCGCACGCTGTTGCCGATCACCAGGAATACCGCCACGATCATCAGGATACCAATCATCGCCGCCACTTGGCCCACCAGCCCGGTCAATGCCGCCAGGCGGGCAAACCAGCTGTCGTCCATGCGCACCTCTTCCACACCATGCACCGCCGCCACCCGATCGCGCAGGGTATTGAGCGTATCGGCGCTTTGGAAATCCATCTTCGGCGTGATGATAGCTACCGCCGGCAGCGGGTTCTCTTCCAGCATATCCAGCGCGCCGCCAAAACCAGACCAGTTACGGAACTCGCCTAAGGCTTCTTCACGCGACAGGTAGTTCACCTTATCCACCCCGGCTTCCGCTCGGATGGCGTCCAGCACTTTCACCGCCGCGTCGTCATCCAGAGACTTATCCAGGTATACCGTCAACTGCGGCGTGGGGTACCACTGGCTGGCCGCCTGGCTGACGTTCTTCCAGACGATGTAGCACACGCTCGGCAGCGTCAGGGAGATGGCGATCACCATCACCGTCAGCAAGGTTGCCAAGGGTTGGCGCAGCATATCGGCCAGGGCGTTCACCCAGGCATAGCGCCACTGTTCGCGCCAGCCGCCGCGCAGGGCTTTCGCCTTGCTCTTGGCCGCGTTCGCGCTTTTTGCCGCTTTCACGTTATTCGCCATGATGTGCTCCCCCCACCATACGCCCCTGGCTTAGCGTCAGGATGCGATAATTGCGGCGGGCAATCAGCCCGGTATCATGGGTTGCCATCAGTACCGTCACCCCAACGCGGTTGAATTCTTCAAACAGACGCAGAATGCCTTCCGACAATGCGTCGTCCAGGTTACCGGTTGGCTCATCCGCCAGCAGCACCGCCGGTTTGTTCACCACCGCGCGGGCGATGCCGACGCGCTGCTGCTCACCGCCGGAAAGCTGAATCGGAAAGTTTTTCGCTTTATCCAACAGGCCAACTTTGTCCAACGCCGCGGATACGCGGCGGCGGATGTCTTCACCGCTGGCGCCGGCGATGATCAACGGCATCGCGACGTTGTCATACACCGTGCGATCGAGCAGCAGGTGATGATCCTGAAAAATCATGCCGATCTGGCGGCGCAGGAACGGCACCTCGCGGTTTTTCAACCGGCTGATGTCGTGCCCGCTAAACCAGATATGGCCGGCGCTCGGCCGTTCGATACCACAAATCAGTTTCAGCAGGGTACTTTTACCTGCGCCGGAATGGCCGGTCAGAAACGCCATCTCCGCCTGGCGCAGATGAAAATCCACCCCCTGCAGCGCCTGACGGCCGCCCAGATAGGCTTTACTGACCTGTTCAAAGCGAATCATCCGTATTAATCCTCTCGGGCAAAAAGTGCCTCAATAAAATCATCAGCCTTGAATGGCCGCAAATCTTCGATGCCCTCGCCTACGCCGATATAGCGGATCGGGATGCCGAACTGATCGGCAATGGCGAAGATCACCCCGCCCTTGGCGGTACCATCCAGTTTAGTCAGCGTAATGCCGGTTAACCCTACGGCCTCATTAAATAATTTGGCCTGGCTGACCGCATTCTGGCCGGTGCTGGCGTCGAGCGTCAGCATAACCTCGTGAGGGGCGTGCTCGTCCAGTTTTTTCATCACGCGCACGATTTTCTTCAGCTCCTCCATCAGGTGCGCCTTGTTCTGCAGGCGCCCGGCGGTATCAGCGATTAACACATCCACGCCGCGCGCCTTGGCGGCCTGCAAGGCATCGAAGATCACCGAAGCGGAATCCGCGCCGGTATGCTGCGCCACCACGGGAATGCGGTTGCGATCGCCCCACACCTGCAGTTGCTCCACCGCCGCCGCGCGGAAGGTATCGCCCGCCGCCAGCATCACCGATTTGCCCTGCGCCTGGAACTGGCGCGCCATTTTGCCGATCGTGGTGGTTTTACCCACGCCGTTAACGCCGACCATCAGGATGACATACGGGGTTTTACCACTGATATCCAACGGTTGATCAACCTTGGACAGAATTTCAGACATTTCTTCCTTCAGCTTGCCGTACAGCGCTTCCGCATCTTTAAGCTGTTTGCGGCTGGCATGTTGAGTCAGGGAATCAATGATTTTACGCGTGGTGTCGACACCCACGTCGGCAATCAACAGTTGCTCTTCCAACTCGTCGAACAGATCGTCATCAATTTTCTTGCCGCGAAACAGGCCGACAAAACCAGAGCCGAGGTTTTGTTTGGTTTTCACCAGGCTGCGTTTCAAACGGGCGAAGAAGCCTTCTTTGGTTGGGCGCTCCTGCTCCTGCGTCACCGCCGGCGCCAAAGCATCCTCTTCGTCTTCTGCTTCCTGAACGGCTTCCGGCTCGGCGGCCACGCTGGCGACAACCGCGATGCTCTCTGGCGGTGCGGCTTCAGGCGCTGGCTGTTCCGGCTCTAGCAATTCCGGTTCTGCTTCTTCCTGTTTTGGCGCCTCCACCTGCGCGGCAACCTGTTCGGTCACATTGACGATCTCTTCGGCCAGCGCCTGGGCATGATCCGCTTCCTGCGTGCCTTCCTGGTGCGCTTTCGGTTCGATCGGGTCGGCAGCGGTCACTGCTGGCTCAGATTCCTGGGCCGGCGCCGGGTTCGGCTCCACGTGCTCAGGGGTGGCCGGTTCCGCCGGCGTCTCCGCGGCCTGATTTTCCCCCGCTTCTACCGGCGGCTCAGGTTGCTGTTGCTCTTCTTCCTTCTGGCCGAACCCCAGCCAGGAGAAAAACCCGCGTTTCTTATCTTTTGCCATGTTCTGACCTTACTCCGTACCGATGGCGTGCAAATGCGACTAATTAAACCGCAGAGTCTACCACTTTCCCTCTCGCAGCAACACGCATGCGCGCTGCTTTCCGTTGTAAAATCAGGCAACAAAGTTTAACCGTTCCCCCCGGCGCGCGTCCCCGCTAGAATAGGAGCAACTTTTTATTAACGTCGCAACACAGTAAGCAGACCTATGGCAAAATTTTCACCGCGCAGCGCGGCCAGGAAACCGCAGCCGGCCGCGGCCGGGCAGATACGTATCATTGGGGGCCAGTGGCGCGGGCGAAAATTACCCGTGCCCAACAGCCCCGGGCTGCGCCCCACCACCGATCGCGTGCGCGAAACGCTGTTTAACTGGCTGGCGCCGGTGATCCAGGGCGCGCGCTGCCTGGATTGTTTCGCCGGCAGCGGCGCGCTGGGCCTGGAAGCGCTGTCGCGTTACGCCGGCAGCGCCACGCTGCTGGAGTTTGAGCGCCCGGTGGCGCAACAGTTGGAAAAGAACCTGGCGCTGCTGCAGGGGCACGGGCAGGTGATCAACACCAATACGCTGAACTGGCTGGCGGGCGACGGCGAGCCGTTTGACGTGGTGTTCCTCGATCCCCCGTTCCGCAAAGGGCTGCTGGCAGACACGGTGCAATTGCTGGAGCAGCAAGGCTGGCTGGCTGATGAAGCCTGGGTGTATGTAGAGGCGGAAGCCGAAAGCGCCGCCGCAGACGTGCCGGTCAACTGGGCGCTACACCGTGAAAAGGTCGCCGGCCAGGTGGCCTACCGTCTTTATATCCGTTCTGCCAAAGGGGCAACCGAACATGCTGATTAATCTGGGCCGCCTTTTGATGCTGTGCGTATGGGGCTTTTTACTGACCAATTTGGTCCATCCGTTCCCCAAGCCGCTGAAATATTTTATCGACGTGGCGCTGTTCTTTATGGTGGTGATGCACGGCTTGCAATTGGTGCTGCTGAAATCCACCCAGCCCAAGGATCAGCCGATCGGTAAATGGCAGGAAACCAAAATCTTCATCTTCGGCGTGTTCGAGCTGTTGGCCTGGCAAAAGAAGCAGCCGCCGATCAGCAAAAAATAGTCGCCTGCCTACGGCTGCTGGGCGCTAAACCCGACAAAGCGCGTTCCCTGCAGGCTTAACGTGCCCTGGGCGCCTTGCTCAATCTGGTTATACTGCGGCTGCTTGAGCCGCAGCGTGATCGCCTCGCCGCCACGCAGCGGCTGGAACACCACCTCATAACGCATCGGCTCATCGACGATATGTTCACGCTGGCGCGAGCGGTTGCGGGTGTCGGGGATTTCCCGTTTTTCCGTCACCCTCACCTGCTGGGTGCGCACCGGCGCGCGATCGTTTTCCGCCTCCACGCGGCGCTGGCTGAAATAGCGGTGCGTTGCCATCACGGCGATCAACACCAGCACGGCAACCACAATCAACGGCGGCTTACTCATTTTTTCTTTCCTTTGCCCATCAAACCGCCGCCACCATAACACCACGAAGAAAGCATTGTCGATCCCGGGCGGGGCACCTACACTGGCAGCATCACATTGGAAACTTTGGAGCGGGTGACCGTCCCTAATGAATAAGGAAAATCTATGAGTTGGCCCTTCCTCGCCGTCTTCTTTTCCGGTTGGCTATTCGTTGACGCAACCTACCGTGGCCCACGCTGGCAGCGCTGGGTATTCAAGCCGGTCACTTTGCTGCTGTTGTTGCTGCTGGCCTGGCAGGCGCCGGTGCTCAATGCCGCCGGTTATCTGCTGGTTCTTGGCCTGCTGGCCACGCTGATCGGCGATGCGTTATTACTGCTGCCGCGCGAGCGGGTGCTGTACGCCATCGGCGCGTTCTTTCTTTCGCATCTGCTGTATACGCTCAGCTTCGCCAGCCAGATGACGTTCAGCCTGTTTTGGCCACTGCCGCTGACGCTGTTGATCATCGGCGCCCTGCTGCTGGCCACCATTTGGACCAAGCTGGAAAACCTGCGCTGGCCGATCGTCGCGCTGGTGGCGATGACGCTGCTGATGGTATGGCTGGCGGGCGAACAGTACTTCCTGCGCAGCACCGATTTTGGCTTCTCGCTGCTGGTGGGCACCTCGCTGCTGTTGCTGGCGAACATCGTGTGGCTGCTGAACCGCTACCGCTTTACCTTCCGCGCCTCGGACGCCATTGTGGCGTTTTGCTATTTTGTCGGCCACTTCCTGATCGTCCGTTCGCTGTACCTGTAGCGCATCGGTCGGTTATCTGCGCTGGCGGCACGCCGGCGCAGGTTCTGGCATTGCCGGGCGCAGCGCTCCCCCCTTAAGACGCCGTTAGCAACGGTTCTCATTTGGCACTTGACTCTGGAGTCAACTCCAGGGTGTAGAGTCATGCATGAACACCGTTAACTACCAATCAGGGGGCGTTATGCAGACCCATAAAGCACAGCATCAGGAGCACCAACACCCATCAAGCCACTGCGGCTGCCAGCACAGCCATGCGAAAACCCAGCACGGTTGCAGCAGCACCACCAGCCATTGCTGCGCTGAAGCTGCGCAAACGCATGAACAGGGGCCAGCGGCCAATGCGGATTGCTGCAGCCCGGCGAGCGAGGCGCCGGACGAGGAAAGCGACAGGCCCCCCGCCGGCGGCCAACGTTTCAGCTGGAAAATCAACGGAATGGATTGCCCTTCCTGCGCACGAAAAATTGAAAATGCCGTTATCGCTTTGCCCGGCGTTGATAGCGCGCGCGTACTGTTCGCCACCGAAAAGCTGGTGGTCGATGCCCAAAGCGACGTCAGCATTCATGTGCAAAACGCGGTGCAAAACGCCGGCTTTAGCCTGCTTGATGCCCAAGCCCCAGCCGCCGCCGGCAAAGCCACAACCGCACGCCTGCGCGAATTTGGTCCATTGATAGTGCTGATAGCATTAATGGCCGCCAGCGCGACGCTAGAGGCGGTCAACCCGGCATTCGGGCGCATCGCCTTCACCCTCACCACCCTGGTGGGCCTGTATCCCGTCGCCACCCAGGCACTGCGACTGATCCGCTCCGGCACACCGTTCGCCATTGAAACGCTGATGAGCGTTGCCGCCATCGGGGCGCTGTTTATCGGCGCGACCGCCGAGGCGGCGATGGTATTGCTACTATTCATGATTGGCGAACATCTGGAGTCTTTCGCCGCCAATCGCGCCCGCCGCGGCGTTAGCGCGCTCATGGCGCTGGTGCCGGAACAGGCGCTGCGTATCAACAACGATGTGCGGGAAACGGTGCCGGTCGCCAGCCTGCGGCCGGGCGATGTGATTGAGGTGGCGCCCGGTTCGCGCCTGCCGGTGGATGCCGAACTGCTCAGCCCGTTCGCCAGCTTTGATGAAAGCGCACTGACCGGCGAATCGGTGCCGGTGGAACGCCAGCAGGGTGAAAAGGTCGCCGCCGGCAGCCTGGTGGCCGATCGCGTCTCGCTGATGAAAGTGGTCTCTGAGCCGGGTAAAAGCGCCATCGACCGCATCCTGCAGTTGATTGAAGAAGCCGAAGAGCGCCGGGCGCCGATTGAGCGTTTTCTCGATCGCTTCAGCCGCTATTACACCCCGGCCATCATGCTGCTGTCAGTGCTGGTGATCCTGGTTCCGCCGCTGCTGTTCTCCCTGCCGTGGGAAACCTGGATATACCGCGGCCTGACGCTGTTGCTGATCGGCTGCCCGTGCGCGCTGGTGATCTCGACCCCGGCGGCCATCACGTCCGGGCTGGCGGCGGCCACGCGCCGCGGCGTGCTGATTAAAGGCGGCGCAGCGCTGGAGCAACTTGGGCAGGTGGAAACCATCGCCTTTGATAAAACCGGCACGCTGACCGAAGGCAAGCCCGCGGTCACCGACGTAGAGCCGGGCGCCGAGGTGGATGAGCAACGGCTACTGGCGCTGGCCGCGGCGGTGGAAGCGGGCTCGCATCACCCGCTGGCGCAGGCCATTATCCGGCACGCCGGGCAAACGGCATTGCCATCGGCGCAAAACCGCCGGGCGCTGGCGGGGATCGGCGTCTCGGGCATTATCGATGGGAAAACGATCCTGATCGCCGCGCCCAGCAAACTGACGGAAAACCCGCTGACCGCCGACTGGCAAGCACGGATAGCCCAGTTGGAAAACGCCGGCAAAACCGTAGTGGTGGTGTTGGAAGACGGCCGCCCACTGGGGCTGCTGGCGCTGCGCGACACGGTGCGCAGCGATGCGCGCCAGGCGATCGCCGCGCTGGAGCAGTTGGGCATACGCAGCGTGATGTTGACTGGCGATAACCCACGTGCCGCAGCGGCCATTGCCGGCCAATTGGGGTTGGATTACCGCGCCGGGCTGTTGCCGGAAGATAAAGTGCAGGCCATGGTGGCGCTGAGCGCCACGCGTAAAACCGCCATGATCGGCGACGGTATCAACGACGCGCCGGCGATGAAGGCGGCCAGTATTGGCGTTGCCATGGGCAACGGTACCGACGTGGCGTTGGAAACCGCCGATGCGGCGCTGACCCACAACCGCCTGCAGGGCGTGGCGGACATGATCCGCATTTCGCGCGCGACCCACGCCAACATCCGCCAGAACATTACCATCGCGCTTGGCCTGAAAGCGATCTTCCTGGTCACCAGCCTGTTTGGGCTGACCGGGCTGTGGCTGGCGGTGCTGGCGGACTCGGGCGCCACCGCGCTGGTTACCGCCAACGCGTTGCGGCTATTGAAGAAACAGAAGTGAAATCAGCCCCCTGGCGCGGCGGCCAGGGGGCGTGATCGCCGTTATTGCCCTTTGCGCAGCAAATACCGGTAGGGAGTTTTATCGGTTTCCTGCGCCAGCAGGGTATGCTCCATAAAACGGCAAAAACCCGGAATA is part of the Gibbsiella quercinecans genome and encodes:
- a CDS encoding DUF2500 domain-containing protein, with the protein product MSKPPLIVVAVLVLIAVMATHRYFSQRRVEAENDRAPVRTQQVRVTEKREIPDTRNRSRQREHIVDEPMRYEVVFQPLRGGEAITLRLKQPQYNQIEQGAQGTLSLQGTRFVGFSAQQP
- a CDS encoding DUF1145 family protein, whose product is MLINLGRLLMLCVWGFLLTNLVHPFPKPLKYFIDVALFFMVVMHGLQLVLLKSTQPKDQPIGKWQETKIFIFGVFELLAWQKKQPPISKK
- the ftsE gene encoding cell division ATP-binding protein FtsE, with amino-acid sequence MIRFEQVSKAYLGGRQALQGVDFHLRQAEMAFLTGHSGAGKSTLLKLICGIERPSAGHIWFSGHDISRLKNREVPFLRRQIGMIFQDHHLLLDRTVYDNVAMPLIIAGASGEDIRRRVSAALDKVGLLDKAKNFPIQLSGGEQQRVGIARAVVNKPAVLLADEPTGNLDDALSEGILRLFEEFNRVGVTVLMATHDTGLIARRNYRILTLSQGRMVGGAHHGE
- the ftsX gene encoding permease-like cell division protein FtsX; translation: MANNVKAAKSANAAKSKAKALRGGWREQWRYAWVNALADMLRQPLATLLTVMVIAISLTLPSVCYIVWKNVSQAASQWYPTPQLTVYLDKSLDDDAAVKVLDAIRAEAGVDKVNYLSREEALGEFRNWSGFGGALDMLEENPLPAVAIITPKMDFQSADTLNTLRDRVAAVHGVEEVRMDDSWFARLAALTGLVGQVAAMIGILMIVAVFLVIGNSVRLSIFSRRDTINVMKLIGATDGFILRPFLNGGAMLGFFGALLSLILSSALVWKLESVVTGVAQVFGTTFILRGLGWDEALLLLIVSAMIGWIAAWLATVQHLRRFTPQ
- the ftsY gene encoding signal recognition particle-docking protein FtsY; this encodes MAKDKKRGFFSWLGFGQKEEEQQQPEPPVEAGENQAAETPAEPATPEHVEPNPAPAQESEPAVTAADPIEPKAHQEGTQEADHAQALAEEIVNVTEQVAAQVEAPKQEEAEPELLEPEQPAPEAAPPESIAVVASVAAEPEAVQEAEDEEDALAPAVTQEQERPTKEGFFARLKRSLVKTKQNLGSGFVGLFRGKKIDDDLFDELEEQLLIADVGVDTTRKIIDSLTQHASRKQLKDAEALYGKLKEEMSEILSKVDQPLDISGKTPYVILMVGVNGVGKTTTIGKMARQFQAQGKSVMLAAGDTFRAAAVEQLQVWGDRNRIPVVAQHTGADSASVIFDALQAAKARGVDVLIADTAGRLQNKAHLMEELKKIVRVMKKLDEHAPHEVMLTLDASTGQNAVSQAKLFNEAVGLTGITLTKLDGTAKGGVIFAIADQFGIPIRYIGVGEGIEDLRPFKADDFIEALFARED
- the rsmD gene encoding 16S rRNA (guanine(966)-N(2))-methyltransferase gives rise to the protein MAKFSPRSAARKPQPAAAGQIRIIGGQWRGRKLPVPNSPGLRPTTDRVRETLFNWLAPVIQGARCLDCFAGSGALGLEALSRYAGSATLLEFERPVAQQLEKNLALLQGHGQVINTNTLNWLAGDGEPFDVVFLDPPFRKGLLADTVQLLEQQGWLADEAWVYVEAEAESAAADVPVNWALHREKVAGQVAYRLYIRSAKGATEHAD
- a CDS encoding zinc/cadmium/mercury/lead-transporting ATPase, which produces MQTHKAQHQEHQHPSSHCGCQHSHAKTQHGCSSTTSHCCAEAAQTHEQGPAANADCCSPASEAPDEESDRPPAGGQRFSWKINGMDCPSCARKIENAVIALPGVDSARVLFATEKLVVDAQSDVSIHVQNAVQNAGFSLLDAQAPAAAGKATTARLREFGPLIVLIALMAASATLEAVNPAFGRIAFTLTTLVGLYPVATQALRLIRSGTPFAIETLMSVAAIGALFIGATAEAAMVLLLFMIGEHLESFAANRARRGVSALMALVPEQALRINNDVRETVPVASLRPGDVIEVAPGSRLPVDAELLSPFASFDESALTGESVPVERQQGEKVAAGSLVADRVSLMKVVSEPGKSAIDRILQLIEEAEERRAPIERFLDRFSRYYTPAIMLLSVLVILVPPLLFSLPWETWIYRGLTLLLIGCPCALVISTPAAITSGLAAATRRGVLIKGGAALEQLGQVETIAFDKTGTLTEGKPAVTDVEPGAEVDEQRLLALAAAVEAGSHHPLAQAIIRHAGQTALPSAQNRRALAGIGVSGIIDGKTILIAAPSKLTENPLTADWQARIAQLENAGKTVVVVLEDGRPLGLLALRDTVRSDARQAIAALEQLGIRSVMLTGDNPRAAAAIAGQLGLDYRAGLLPEDKVQAMVALSATRKTAMIGDGINDAPAMKAASIGVAMGNGTDVALETADAALTHNRLQGVADMIRISRATHANIRQNITIALGLKAIFLVTSLFGLTGLWLAVLADSGATALVTANALRLLKKQK
- a CDS encoding lysoplasmalogenase; this encodes MSWPFLAVFFSGWLFVDATYRGPRWQRWVFKPVTLLLLLLLAWQAPVLNAAGYLLVLGLLATLIGDALLLLPRERVLYAIGAFFLSHLLYTLSFASQMTFSLFWPLPLTLLIIGALLLATIWTKLENLRWPIVALVAMTLLMVWLAGEQYFLRSTDFGFSLLVGTSLLLLANIVWLLNRYRFTFRASDAIVAFCYFVGHFLIVRSLYL